The Prosthecobacter sp. genome contains the following window.
CCGTTCTCGGTGTCGATTTGCTTTTCCAAGGTGGCGAACCGGTCAAACAAACGCGCGTCGTTGCCAATCCACGTGAGTTCGCCGGTTACACGCATGGTTACAACCACGCGCTCTTCGCGCAACGCACGCACGACGTGCTCACGCTCATCACCTTCCTGCGCAACACGAAGGTTGGCGATCATCCGAGTCCAAAAAATGTTTACCTCGCCGCTTTCGGCTCACAGACCGGCCCCATCGCCGTCGCAGCACGCGCTTTGGCCGGTGAAGCCGTGGAACGTGCCGCCATGGACACGCACGGCTTCCGCTTCGGCAAAGTGCTCGACTACCGCGATCCTATGTTCCTTCCTGGTGGGTCCAAATACCTCGACCTGCCCGGCATGATCGATCTCCAGGGGCCGCATCTGCGCTGGATCAAAGGCGAAGGCAAAGATCCCGAGAGTTCGGCAGTGGAGTGGTTGCTAAAGTAAGACCTCCTATCACTCAAACAAACAAGGGGCCGTTTGGCCCCTTGTTGCATGATTCGAAAGCGTTCTGGTGGTGAATCACACCACCACGCAATGCACGCGGGTGATGCCCTGGATCTTCTCCAGTTCGGCAAGCACTTCGACGGCGGGCGTGGAGTCGAGCGTGAGCAAAGTCAGCGCGGTGCCGCCTTCCTTGTTCCGGCTGAGGGACATGTCGGCAATGTTGACCTGGTTTTTCCCAAGGATGCTGCTGTAGGCGGCGATCATGCCGGGGCGGTCCTGGTTCTCGATGAGGAGCAGGGTGCCTTCAGGACGAGTCTCGATGTGGCGGTCGTTGACCTTCACAATGCGTGGCTCACCAGCGAAGAAGGTGCCGGCGATGCTGGAGGTCTCGGTGCCGTTGCTGGCCTGGACTTCGATGAGGTCGGTGAAGACGCTGGCCTCAGGCAGGCGGCTTTCGGTGAAGCGCAGGCCGAGGTTTTCAGCGACGCCGTTGGCATTGATGTAGTTCACCTGTTCCGGGCCGACCGCGCGTTCGAGGAAGCCTTTGAGCACGGCACGGGAGATGAGCGAGGTGTCGCCGCTGCCGATTTTGCCGCTGTAATTGATGCGGACGACGTTCGAGCGCGACGGAGCGAGCTGGGAAACAACGCGGCCAAGCAGTTCACCAAATTTGAGGAAGGGTCCGATCTCGGCGAGCACTTTGGGATCGACGTTCGGCATGTTCACCGCGTTCACGACGGTGCCGAGGAGGAGGTGGGCTTTGATGACTTCGGCGATCTCGATGCCGACGTTTTCCTGCGCCTCTTCCGTGCTGGCGCCGAGGTGCGGGGTGAAGACGGTGTTTGGAGCACTGAGCAGCGGGTAGTCGGCAGGTGGTGGCTCGACTTCGAAGACATCAAGCGCAGCACCGGCGATGATGCCATCGGTGAGCGCCTGGGCGAGAGCGGCGTCATCGATGAGACCGCCGCGGGCGCAGTTGATGATGCGGCAGGATTTTTTCAGCGAGGCGAGACGCTTCGCGTTGATCATGTGCTTCGTCTCCGGAGTGAGCGGCATGTGCATCGTGATGTAATCCGCCTGCACGATGGCGGCATCAAGGTCTTCGCACAGCTCCACGCCGAGGCTTTCGGCACGGTTTTTGGACAGATAGGGATCGTAAGCCACGACGCTCATGCCGAAGGCCTTCGCACGCTTGGCGAACTCAGCGCCGATGCGGCCCATGCCGAGCACGACGAGCGTTTTGCCATAGACTTCGGTGCCTTGAAAGCTTTTGCGGTCCCACTTGCCGCTGACAATGGTGGCGTGCGCCTGCGGGGTCTTGCGGGAGAGGGCCATCATCAAAGTGAAAGCCTGCTCGGCGGTGGAGATCGTGTTGCCGCCGGGAGTGTTCATCACCACCACGCCGCGCTTCGAGGCGACTGGCACGTCGATGTTATCGACGCCCACACCGGCGCGACCGATGACTTTGAGATTGGGGGCGGCTTCGAGCACTTTGGCGGTCACTTTGGCACCGCTGCGGACGATGATGGCGTGCGCGTTGCGGGAGGCTTCGATCATGGCATCCTCGGCCTTGAGATTCATGTTCACCTCGACGGAGAAAGACGGCTCCGCTTTGAGCAGGTCGATGCCTTTGCTCGAAATAGGGTCGTTGTTGCCGGCGATGAGGATGTTGAACTTGGACATGGGTTGGTTTGGGGGAAAGGGCGCGCAGACTAGCCACCTTTAACCTGCGCTCAAGGAGCAATGCGTGCTGGACAGAACAAGGGGGGCAGCGTTGAATGACGCATGCTTGCTGGAATCATGTCCGCGTCTGTTTTCCTCGCCTTGACAGGCCCTCTTTCCATGGAGGAGTTCGCTGTCGCGGCCGGAATCGCAGTACTGCTGCCGCTGATCGTCTGGCTGGTGATGCGGAGCAAATCCAAACGCCAGCAGGCCGAAGCCACCGCCGCTTTGGACAAACTGCGCACCGATTCCGCAGCCGCGTTGAAAGCCGAGCAGGAGAAGGCCGCCGCGCAGGCTGCCGCCGCTCACAAGACAGCGACTGAAGCCACCGCGCGTTTCACCGACCTGGAACAGCGTTTCACCACGCATCGCGAGGTCGCGGATCGCCGGGCGAACGATGCTTCGCAGCAGATCACCCGTTTGGAGAGCGAACTGGCCGCCACACGTGAGATCGCCGCGAAGCTTCCGCCCACAGAGTCTCGCATCAAGGATCTCGAAATCGCCCTGGCGGCCGAGCAGGGCCGGGTGAAGGCACAGGAACAGGCCATTGAGGCGACAAACGCCCGTGCCGCTGATTTTGAAAAGCGTTTGATCGAAGCGCAGGAAGTGCTGCTCAAAGGCAAGGCGCAGATGCAGGAGTTTGAGGCTGAAATGCGCAAGGTGAAGGCCGAGCAGGCTGCCTATGCCGCCGCGGGCGGCCCCGAAGCCGAACTGGCGAAGGCCCGCGAGGCCAATCAGCAGGCTGAGGCGAAGATTGCGAATCTGCAACGTGCCTTGAAAGCCGCCGAGGCCCGCATCGAGATGGTGCAGAAAGAATTCATGAACGCCGTCGGTGTCGCCTCCGCTCCTGTGATGGGCGGGCCTTCTCCTGCGGCCGTCAGCGACAAAAAGATTCGTGATTTGGAGGAAAAGCTGGCCCAACTGGAAGCCGAGTCGCGCAAACGTGCGCGTGAGGACGGTTACAAGATTGCAGAGCTCGAATACCGGCTCAGCGAAGCGCTGGAGAGCGCCAAGACTTCCTCTGGGAAGTCCGAGCCTCCCCAGGCGGTACCGCCGCCTGCTGAACCCCATTCACCCGCGGCGTCCCCTGTCATCGAGGAACCCGTGAGTGAATCCCCTGCGTTCGCCACCTCTCAGCAGGCAACGACCGAAGCAGAACCTGTGAAAGAGGAAACTCCGCCGTCATCGATCACGCTTG
Protein-coding sequences here:
- the serA gene encoding phosphoglycerate dehydrogenase, with the translated sequence MSKFNILIAGNNDPISSKGIDLLKAEPSFSVEVNMNLKAEDAMIEASRNAHAIIVRSGAKVTAKVLEAAPNLKVIGRAGVGVDNIDVPVASKRGVVVMNTPGGNTISTAEQAFTLMMALSRKTPQAHATIVSGKWDRKSFQGTEVYGKTLVVLGMGRIGAEFAKRAKAFGMSVVAYDPYLSKNRAESLGVELCEDLDAAIVQADYITMHMPLTPETKHMINAKRLASLKKSCRIINCARGGLIDDAALAQALTDGIIAGAALDVFEVEPPPADYPLLSAPNTVFTPHLGASTEEAQENVGIEIAEVIKAHLLLGTVVNAVNMPNVDPKVLAEIGPFLKFGELLGRVVSQLAPSRSNVVRINYSGKIGSGDTSLISRAVLKGFLERAVGPEQVNYINANGVAENLGLRFTESRLPEASVFTDLIEVQASNGTETSSIAGTFFAGEPRIVKVNDRHIETRPEGTLLLIENQDRPGMIAAYSSILGKNQVNIADMSLSRNKEGGTALTLLTLDSTPAVEVLAELEKIQGITRVHCVVV